A genomic stretch from Bordetella sp. N includes:
- a CDS encoding NAD(P)-dependent oxidoreductase — MTTEKHLGFVGIGRMGTPMVERLLNAGFKVTIYDTQPAALQALAAKGAVIAQSPKAVADTAATVLVSLPTPDIVLAVALGDNGLAQGKAVRTVIDLSTSGSQAARALAEGLAKHKIQSVDCPVSGGVTGAGKGTLALMVSGPRASFDALQEVLAVLGKSVYVGEQPGMAQTMKVINNLISVTALSVTSELLVMGVKAGLDPDIMLQIINSGSGRSNASEDKIPRFVLTRNFDFGFAMGLSAKDVRLCHEESEQLGMQLRVGEAARRLLNDAREKFGDTADLTEIIRYIEAENGVEVRGKAAGAK, encoded by the coding sequence ATGACGACGGAAAAGCATTTGGGTTTTGTAGGCATCGGACGTATGGGCACCCCCATGGTGGAGCGCCTGTTGAATGCCGGATTCAAAGTCACCATCTACGACACCCAGCCCGCTGCCTTGCAGGCGCTGGCGGCAAAAGGGGCTGTCATCGCCCAATCGCCCAAGGCGGTGGCCGACACCGCCGCCACGGTGCTGGTGTCCCTGCCCACGCCGGATATCGTGCTGGCCGTCGCCTTGGGCGATAACGGTCTGGCGCAAGGCAAGGCCGTGCGCACGGTGATCGACCTGTCGACCAGCGGCTCGCAGGCCGCGCGGGCTTTGGCCGAGGGCCTGGCCAAGCACAAGATTCAGAGCGTCGACTGCCCCGTCAGCGGTGGCGTCACCGGCGCCGGCAAAGGCACGCTTGCCCTGATGGTGTCCGGCCCCCGGGCCAGCTTCGACGCCTTGCAGGAAGTGCTGGCCGTGTTGGGCAAGTCGGTCTACGTGGGCGAGCAGCCGGGCATGGCGCAGACGATGAAGGTCATCAACAACCTGATTTCCGTCACCGCGCTCAGCGTCACGTCGGAGCTGTTGGTGATGGGCGTCAAGGCCGGGCTGGACCCCGACATCATGCTGCAGATCATCAACTCCGGTTCGGGCCGCAGCAACGCTTCCGAAGACAAGATTCCCCGCTTCGTCCTGACCCGCAATTTCGACTTCGGCTTCGCCATGGGCCTGTCGGCCAAAGACGTGCGGCTGTGCCACGAGGAAAGCGAGCAACTGGGCATGCAGCTGCGCGTCGGCGAGGCCGCCCGCCGCCTGCTGAACGACGCGCGCGAGAAATTCGGCGACACCGCCGACCTGACTGAAATCATCCGCTACATCGAAGCCGAAAACGGCGTCGAGGTGCGCGGCAAGGCGGCCGGCGCCAAGTAA
- a CDS encoding carboxymuconolactone decarboxylase family protein, whose protein sequence is MQQSDRFNKGFENRKAVLGAEHVEKSWAAADEFNKPMQRLVTEYCWGEVWGDETLPFKTRSIINLAMLTAMSQHHELGVHVRGALRNGVTKEEIRAVLMQAAVYCGAPLALAAFRIASDAIRAYEAETAAQPKGNAK, encoded by the coding sequence ATGCAGCAATCCGATCGCTTTAACAAGGGCTTCGAGAACCGCAAGGCAGTGCTCGGCGCGGAACATGTGGAAAAGTCCTGGGCCGCCGCCGACGAGTTCAACAAGCCCATGCAACGCCTGGTGACGGAGTACTGCTGGGGCGAAGTGTGGGGCGACGAGACCCTGCCCTTCAAAACGCGCAGCATCATCAACCTGGCGATGCTTACCGCGATGAGCCAGCATCACGAACTGGGTGTGCATGTGCGCGGCGCGTTGCGCAACGGCGTGACGAAGGAAGAGATCCGTGCCGTGCTGATGCAGGCCGCCGTCTACTGCGGCGCGCCCCTGGCGCTGGCCGCTTTCCGTATCGCGTCGGACGCCATCCGAGCCTACGAGGCCGAAACGGCGGCGCAGCCCAAGGGGAACGCCAAATGA
- a CDS encoding ABC transporter substrate-binding protein: MKKLSDFFSLLGTACMASLLIHASAVAQPATVSVGLIAPMSGIYARYGQVMRMGAEMGVKDINEQGGIKALGGAKLKLVVVDSGDSTEKAKSAAERMVADYPDLVAGTGAYLSSFTLAVTEVTERAKLPLLTLSYSDLITSRGFKYVFQTSAPAGKQAEIALPSILELAEKASGKRPKTVAIVTDNTAASLSTVKALKDGLLKKNGLELVVDETFTPPLADASSLIQRVRSRRPDLLFFLPTVISDAKLILEKMNETNVKVPVISFGIAIAEPEVIKTVSPALLNGVMSAVGNWGAKGQEALIKRMKTDYNEPWMTQNAISTYGDMWVMKAALEKAGKADREAVGQAMHALDEGPSPYFPGGVLKFDEAGHRVGATLTVIQWQDGVPVTVFPEAQAVAKPIWPGK, from the coding sequence ATGAAGAAGTTGTCTGACTTTTTTAGTCTTTTGGGCACGGCCTGCATGGCCAGCTTGCTGATACACGCCAGCGCGGTGGCCCAGCCGGCCACCGTCAGCGTGGGGCTGATCGCGCCCATGTCGGGCATCTACGCGCGCTACGGGCAAGTCATGCGCATGGGCGCTGAAATGGGTGTCAAGGACATCAATGAGCAAGGCGGCATCAAGGCCCTTGGGGGCGCCAAGCTGAAGCTGGTGGTGGTCGATTCGGGCGACTCCACGGAGAAAGCCAAGAGCGCCGCCGAGCGCATGGTGGCCGACTATCCGGATCTGGTTGCCGGCACGGGCGCCTATCTCAGCTCCTTCACCCTGGCCGTGACCGAAGTGACGGAGCGGGCCAAGTTGCCGCTGTTGACGCTGTCGTATTCCGACCTGATCACCTCGCGCGGCTTCAAATACGTGTTCCAGACCTCGGCGCCGGCCGGCAAGCAGGCCGAGATCGCCCTGCCCAGCATCCTGGAGCTGGCCGAGAAAGCCTCGGGCAAGCGGCCCAAGACCGTGGCCATCGTCACCGACAACACCGCGGCGTCGCTGTCCACCGTCAAGGCCTTGAAAGACGGCCTGTTAAAGAAGAATGGCCTGGAGCTGGTCGTCGACGAGACGTTCACGCCGCCGCTGGCGGATGCGTCGTCCCTGATACAGCGCGTGCGCTCGCGGCGGCCCGATCTGCTGTTCTTCCTGCCCACCGTGATCTCGGACGCCAAGCTGATTCTCGAAAAAATGAACGAGACCAACGTCAAGGTGCCGGTCATCTCTTTCGGCATCGCCATCGCGGAGCCGGAGGTCATCAAGACCGTCAGCCCGGCTTTGTTGAACGGCGTGATGTCGGCGGTGGGCAACTGGGGCGCCAAGGGTCAGGAAGCCTTGATCAAGCGGATGAAGACGGACTACAACGAACCCTGGATGACGCAGAACGCCATCTCGACCTATGGCGATATGTGGGTGATGAAGGCGGCCCTGGAGAAAGCGGGCAAGGCCGACCGCGAGGCGGTCGGGCAGGCCATGCACGCGCTGGATGAAGGCCCCAGCCCGTATTTCCCCGGCGGCGTGCTCAAGTTCGACGAGGCCGGCCATCGCGTCGGTGCGACTCTGACGGTCATCCAGTGGCAGGACGGCGTGCCGGTCACCGTGTTCCCGGAGGCCCAGGCCGTGGCCAAGCCCATCTGGCCGGGCAAGTGA
- a CDS encoding SDR family oxidoreductase, producing MTLSTVRGKAALITGSTDGLGLAIAERLAQDGCRIVLHGLVPAEDMAAKVADLRGRFDVDVHYVRADLLPGQDADPVATLFAQAADLVGRINILVNNAVIRHFDAVEQLPLQNWNNSIAVNLTAAFRAIQLAIPGMRAQQWGRIFNMTSVYGARATVNRVDYVTTKTAIVGLTRAVALECLADGITCNALCPGSVLTPNIDARIETLMQERELERDAAVKAFLNGKQPNGQLVDAADVAEMVAYLCGPAARQITGVVMPIDGGWLAS from the coding sequence ATGACGTTATCAACGGTCCGCGGCAAAGCCGCATTGATCACCGGCTCCACTGACGGCCTGGGCTTGGCCATCGCCGAACGGCTTGCGCAGGACGGTTGCCGCATCGTCCTGCATGGGCTGGTGCCGGCGGAGGACATGGCGGCGAAGGTCGCCGACTTGCGCGGCAGGTTCGACGTGGACGTGCATTACGTGCGCGCCGACCTGCTGCCGGGACAGGACGCGGATCCGGTCGCCACCCTGTTCGCGCAGGCGGCAGACCTGGTCGGGCGCATCAACATACTGGTCAATAACGCGGTCATCCGCCATTTCGACGCAGTGGAGCAGCTGCCGCTGCAGAACTGGAACAACTCGATCGCGGTCAACCTGACCGCGGCGTTTCGCGCGATACAGTTGGCCATCCCTGGCATGCGGGCGCAGCAATGGGGCCGCATCTTCAATATGACGTCGGTGTACGGGGCCCGCGCGACGGTCAACCGGGTCGACTACGTCACCACCAAGACAGCCATCGTGGGCCTGACCCGCGCGGTGGCGTTGGAATGCCTCGCGGACGGGATCACGTGCAACGCCCTCTGTCCGGGGTCGGTGTTGACGCCGAATATCGACGCCCGCATCGAAACGTTGATGCAGGAACGCGAGCTGGAGCGCGACGCCGCCGTCAAGGCCTTCCTGAACGGCAAGCAGCCGAACGGGCAACTGGTCGATGCCGCCGACGTCGCGGAGATGGTTGCCTACCTGTGCGGCCCGGCCGCCAGGCAGATCACGGGCGTGGTCATGCCCATAGACGGCGGCTGGCTGGCCAGCTGA
- a CDS encoding NIPSNAP family protein has protein sequence MIIETRIYHCLPGRLPALNERFTKTTLGFFEKYGIKPLGFWTTLIGPSNHALTYMLQWESLEERERKWNAFQADPEWIAKRAASEAEKSIVERIENVFLTPTDYSPLR, from the coding sequence ATGATCATCGAGACCCGTATCTACCACTGCCTGCCGGGACGCCTGCCGGCGCTGAACGAGCGCTTCACCAAGACGACCCTGGGATTCTTCGAGAAGTATGGCATCAAGCCCCTGGGTTTCTGGACGACGCTGATCGGTCCCAGCAACCACGCGTTGACCTATATGCTGCAGTGGGAAAGCCTGGAGGAACGTGAGCGCAAGTGGAACGCCTTCCAGGCCGATCCGGAATGGATCGCCAAGCGCGCGGCCAGCGAGGCGGAGAAGTCCATCGTGGAACGCATCGAAAACGTTTTCCTGACGCCGACGGATTACTCTCCCTTGCGTTGA
- a CDS encoding NAD(P)-dependent oxidoreductase: protein MNQDKVGFIGLGNMGGRMARRLVDAGIAVLGYDTDPARAAAAGATAARSIQEVVAGADVVLLSLPDSKVVEAVIEGAGGVLDSCRSGQVIVDLSTAAASSTIRLNARFAQAGVQYVDAGISGGAAAAEKGALTLMVGGDAATIEALAWVFAPISAKVVTMGASGAGHVTKLLNNFLNAVSLAATAEVMVAGKKAGLDLHRLLDVINSSSGVNFASLKRFPSIVDGDYLEGGLTSKLMTKDVVLYVDLARELGVASLNAAGPAACFGLATALGYGDKISNRVVDAIGDVSGGVRLNSVQTKE from the coding sequence ATGAACCAGGACAAGGTCGGCTTCATCGGCCTGGGCAATATGGGCGGGCGCATGGCGCGCCGCCTGGTCGATGCGGGTATCGCGGTGCTGGGCTATGACACCGATCCGGCGCGCGCGGCCGCGGCAGGCGCGACCGCCGCCAGGTCCATACAGGAAGTCGTCGCCGGGGCCGATGTCGTGCTGCTTTCCCTGCCCGACAGCAAGGTGGTGGAAGCGGTCATCGAGGGAGCGGGTGGCGTGCTGGACAGCTGCCGGTCCGGCCAGGTCATCGTCGACCTGAGCACGGCGGCGGCCAGCTCCACCATCCGGCTCAATGCGCGCTTTGCTCAGGCGGGCGTACAGTACGTCGACGCGGGCATCTCGGGCGGCGCCGCCGCCGCGGAGAAGGGCGCCCTGACCCTGATGGTGGGCGGCGACGCAGCCACCATCGAGGCCCTGGCCTGGGTGTTCGCGCCCATCAGCGCCAAGGTGGTGACGATGGGCGCCAGCGGTGCGGGCCACGTGACCAAGCTGCTCAACAACTTTCTCAATGCGGTGAGCCTGGCGGCGACCGCCGAGGTCATGGTCGCCGGCAAGAAGGCCGGCCTGGACCTGCATCGCCTGCTCGACGTGATCAACAGCAGCAGCGGGGTGAACTTCGCCTCGCTCAAACGCTTCCCTTCCATCGTCGACGGGGATTACCTTGAAGGGGGCTTGACCAGCAAGCTCATGACCAAGGATGTGGTGCTGTATGTGGATCTGGCCCGCGAGCTTGGCGTGGCGTCGCTGAACGCCGCGGGCCCGGCGGCCTGCTTCGGCCTGGCGACCGCGCTGGGCTATGGCGACAAGATCAGCAATCGTGTGGTGGATGCCATCGGCGATGTGTCGGGTGGCGTCCGGTTGAATAGCGTTCAAACCAAGGAGTAG
- a CDS encoding tripartite tricarboxylate transporter substrate-binding protein: MIKKILSGMAAALLLAGVAQAEYPDKAIRLIVPFAAGGGVDVLARPFAKELGQILDRSVVVENKASNTGQIGATDVERSANDGYTLLLTSAAFATTPAFYPDVPYHPVKGFAAITILASAPQVMVASNKFKADSLKDVIDKAKRQEKMNFALSGSSGIQSLATAMLAQQAGVNFMKIPYKGAGAAFVDLISGEVDLMIDNPASSLVHVRSGKLRVLATTGTKRMAILPDVPTVAELYPGFEAKNWFVLAAPAGTPPAIIDKLNKAAKAAMATPAMQEMLARDGIDLVANSPAEATQLVAAEVDKWGTLVKQLNLRAE; this comes from the coding sequence ATGATCAAAAAAATACTGAGCGGCATGGCCGCGGCACTGTTGCTGGCCGGGGTGGCCCAGGCGGAATACCCGGACAAGGCGATCCGCCTGATCGTGCCCTTCGCGGCGGGCGGCGGCGTGGATGTGCTGGCCCGCCCCTTCGCCAAGGAGCTGGGCCAGATCCTGGACCGCAGCGTGGTGGTCGAGAACAAGGCCAGCAACACGGGGCAGATCGGCGCGACCGACGTGGAACGCTCGGCCAACGACGGCTACACCCTGCTGCTGACCTCCGCCGCCTTCGCGACGACACCGGCTTTCTACCCTGACGTGCCCTACCATCCCGTCAAGGGCTTTGCCGCCATCACCATTCTGGCGTCGGCCCCGCAGGTCATGGTGGCCAGCAACAAGTTCAAGGCGGACTCGCTGAAGGACGTCATCGACAAAGCCAAGCGTCAGGAGAAGATGAATTTCGCCTTGAGCGGCAGTAGCGGCATTCAATCCCTGGCGACCGCCATGCTGGCGCAACAGGCCGGCGTGAATTTCATGAAGATTCCCTACAAGGGCGCGGGCGCCGCCTTCGTGGACCTGATCAGTGGGGAGGTGGACCTGATGATAGACAACCCCGCCTCTTCCCTGGTCCATGTCAGGTCCGGCAAGCTGCGCGTGCTGGCCACCACCGGCACCAAACGGATGGCCATCCTGCCGGATGTGCCTACCGTGGCTGAACTCTATCCGGGTTTCGAGGCGAAGAACTGGTTCGTCCTGGCCGCGCCGGCCGGCACGCCCCCTGCCATCATCGACAAGCTGAACAAGGCCGCCAAGGCGGCCATGGCAACCCCCGCGATGCAGGAGATGCTGGCCCGCGACGGCATCGACCTGGTGGCCAACAGTCCGGCGGAAGCGACCCAGCTGGTGGCCGCGGAAGTGGACAAGTGGGGCACGCTGGTCAAGCAGCTGAACCTGCGGGCGGAATAA
- a CDS encoding LacI family DNA-binding transcriptional regulator, whose amino-acid sequence MIDVAHTAGVSLMTVSRALRQPELVSQETRDLVLEAVRKTGYVTNSVASTLASNRSNVVGLIVPSIQNSLYAETTKGIADVLRASGLHLILADSGNSMEEEESLVGAMLSQRVCGLILHGTEHTPRALTIMKNAGIPIIETGDIPADPIDMAVSYSNAEAASAMTLHLARRGYKRIAFVSLDTKTNRRASERLRGYLAALKSAGLRKDPRLIREAESGIASGAEVMSQLMKVTPAVDAVFFAGDVLALGALFEAQRQGWRIPDRIAIASFDDLPILQHSVPRVTCLRLPRLDVGRRSAQALLDRLQGLDAPVHLNLGFEIIQRESS is encoded by the coding sequence ATGATCGACGTGGCGCATACGGCAGGCGTGTCGCTGATGACCGTGTCCCGGGCGCTCAGGCAGCCGGAGCTGGTTTCGCAGGAAACCCGAGACCTGGTTCTGGAGGCCGTGCGCAAGACCGGTTATGTCACCAACAGCGTGGCATCGACCCTCGCGTCGAATCGTTCCAATGTCGTCGGCCTGATCGTTCCGAGCATCCAGAATTCGCTCTATGCCGAGACGACCAAGGGCATCGCCGACGTCCTGCGGGCGAGCGGGCTGCATCTGATCCTGGCCGACAGCGGCAATTCGATGGAAGAGGAAGAGTCGCTGGTGGGCGCGATGTTGTCGCAGCGCGTCTGCGGCCTGATTTTGCATGGCACCGAACACACGCCACGGGCCCTGACGATCATGAAAAACGCAGGGATTCCCATTATCGAGACGGGCGATATTCCCGCCGATCCCATCGATATGGCGGTCAGCTATTCGAATGCGGAGGCCGCCTCGGCGATGACCCTGCATCTGGCCAGGCGCGGCTACAAGCGCATTGCCTTCGTGTCCCTGGACACCAAGACCAACCGGCGCGCGAGCGAGCGGTTGCGCGGCTACCTGGCCGCATTGAAGTCGGCGGGCCTGCGCAAGGACCCGCGGCTGATCCGCGAGGCCGAGTCAGGCATCGCGTCGGGCGCCGAAGTGATGAGCCAGCTGATGAAAGTGACACCGGCCGTCGACGCGGTTTTTTTTGCCGGCGATGTACTGGCCCTGGGCGCCTTGTTCGAGGCGCAGAGGCAAGGCTGGCGCATACCCGACCGCATCGCCATTGCCAGCTTCGACGACCTGCCCATCCTTCAGCATTCCGTTCCGCGTGTCACCTGCCTGCGCCTGCCGCGGCTGGACGTGGGCCGGCGCAGCGCGCAAGCCTTGCTGGACCGCCTGCAGGGCCTGGATGCACCCGTTCATCTGAACCTGGGCTTCGAGATCATCCAGCGCGAAAGCAGCTGA
- a CDS encoding MFS transporter: MQEDKKPASVTPQGNPAGRPVPQGDVFDLGRPGVKGDLKRVAIAVGVGNFMEWFDWGLYGFFAVVIGKQMFPNDTPATQILATLAIFAVGFVLRPLGGIVLGPIGDKHGRKVALSISLLLMGISTAFLGLLPTYQQIGIWAPILLLVIRCIQGFSTGGEVTGANAFLVESAPEHKRGLIGSIGSATSAFALMMASLTALIFTTSLTPADLESWGWRIPFIAAAPLSFAGLYLRLKLEDTPVFNQIKRENRIDHSSLWNKIRKDFRPILLTFAVGAVQGVGYYYLAAFAVNLLIVSVGLSRPLALSISTVTLAIYLCLCVVAGHLVDKYGRRSMNLVGTIGFIVLLVPAFKLISTGDVTLIIAGLSLVALCQSLASVSTVVLMVELFPAGSRSTGSATGFNLANVLVSGPGPYVATWLGVVTGNPIAPAGYLIAVSVIALPIIFRFLPETKGRDLSSDEAPDIKPQPKVAVTQYRH; encoded by the coding sequence ATGCAAGAAGACAAGAAACCCGCTTCAGTGACCCCTCAGGGCAACCCCGCGGGTCGCCCGGTCCCCCAAGGGGACGTCTTTGACTTGGGGCGGCCCGGCGTCAAAGGCGATTTGAAGCGCGTAGCCATTGCCGTAGGTGTCGGCAATTTCATGGAATGGTTCGACTGGGGCCTCTACGGTTTCTTTGCCGTGGTCATCGGCAAGCAGATGTTCCCCAATGACACCCCGGCCACGCAGATACTCGCCACATTGGCCATCTTCGCGGTCGGTTTCGTGCTGCGCCCCCTGGGGGGCATCGTGCTGGGCCCCATCGGCGACAAGCATGGGCGCAAGGTGGCGCTGTCGATCTCGCTGCTTTTGATGGGGATCAGCACCGCCTTCCTGGGCCTGCTGCCGACCTATCAGCAGATCGGCATCTGGGCGCCCATCCTGCTGCTGGTCATCCGCTGCATCCAGGGCTTCTCCACCGGTGGCGAAGTCACCGGCGCCAATGCCTTCCTGGTCGAGAGCGCGCCGGAGCACAAGCGCGGCCTGATCGGCAGCATAGGCTCCGCCACGTCGGCCTTCGCCCTGATGATGGCCAGCCTGACCGCCCTGATCTTCACGACCTCGCTGACACCTGCCGATCTGGAAAGCTGGGGCTGGCGCATTCCTTTCATCGCGGCCGCGCCGCTGTCATTCGCTGGCCTGTACCTGCGGCTGAAGCTGGAAGACACGCCGGTGTTCAACCAGATCAAACGCGAAAACCGCATCGACCACTCCTCGCTGTGGAACAAGATACGCAAGGACTTCCGGCCCATCCTGCTGACCTTCGCCGTCGGTGCCGTACAGGGCGTGGGCTACTACTATCTGGCCGCGTTCGCCGTGAACCTGCTGATCGTGTCGGTGGGACTCAGCCGCCCGCTGGCGCTGAGCATCAGCACCGTCACCCTGGCCATCTATCTTTGCCTGTGCGTGGTGGCGGGCCACCTGGTCGACAAGTACGGCCGCCGCAGCATGAACCTCGTGGGAACGATAGGGTTCATCGTGCTGCTGGTGCCGGCGTTCAAGCTGATCTCCACGGGCGACGTCACCCTGATCATCGCGGGCCTGTCGCTGGTGGCCTTGTGCCAGTCCCTGGCCAGCGTATCGACGGTGGTGCTAATGGTCGAACTGTTTCCCGCGGGCTCACGGTCCACGGGCAGCGCCACGGGCTTCAACCTGGCCAATGTGCTGGTCAGCGGACCCGGCCCCTACGTCGCCACCTGGCTGGGCGTGGTCACGGGCAACCCGATCGCGCCCGCCGGTTACCTGATAGCGGTATCAGTCATCGCGCTGCCCATCATCTTCCGCTTCCTGCCGGAAACCAAGGGCCGCGATCTGTCGAGTGACGAAGCACCGGATATCAAACCGCAACCCAAGGTCGCGGTGACGCAGTATCGCCACTGA
- a CDS encoding GntR family transcriptional regulator, whose product MTSQAGTQDDFKVERVASVLRHRVTDSIRNAILVGRFRPGERLPERELCEMTGVSRTLVREALRQLESEALILVIPHRGPVVARVTPDQARGIYQVREELEGLACQLFAQHATDAQFANLREAFQALKRALTRGTALEQIATKNAFYQCLFDGAGNEALTTTLRLLNSRVMLLRSTSMQAPGRGKQSVAELSVLLQALEARDGKAARAAGSLHVRNAAAVAISILQESLATETAA is encoded by the coding sequence ATGACTTCTCAGGCAGGGACACAAGACGATTTCAAGGTCGAGCGCGTTGCGTCGGTGCTGCGCCATCGCGTCACCGACAGCATTCGCAACGCGATACTCGTCGGTCGTTTTCGTCCGGGCGAGCGGCTACCCGAGCGTGAGCTTTGCGAGATGACCGGCGTCAGCCGCACGCTGGTGCGGGAAGCGCTGCGGCAGCTGGAATCCGAAGCGCTGATCCTGGTCATTCCGCACCGGGGGCCTGTCGTGGCGCGCGTCACGCCGGATCAGGCCCGCGGCATCTATCAAGTGCGTGAAGAACTGGAAGGCCTGGCCTGTCAGCTGTTCGCGCAGCATGCGACGGATGCGCAGTTCGCCAACTTGCGGGAAGCCTTCCAGGCGCTCAAGCGCGCGTTGACGCGCGGGACCGCGCTGGAACAGATCGCCACCAAGAACGCCTTCTACCAATGCCTGTTCGATGGCGCCGGGAATGAGGCGCTGACCACCACCTTGCGCTTGCTGAATTCGCGCGTCATGTTGCTGCGTTCGACGTCCATGCAGGCGCCCGGCCGCGGCAAGCAGAGCGTCGCGGAACTGTCGGTGCTGTTGCAGGCTTTGGAAGCCCGCGACGGCAAGGCCGCCCGCGCCGCCGGCAGTCTGCACGTCCGCAACGCCGCCGCCGTCGCCATCTCGATTCTCCAGGAATCCCTGGCGACCGAAACCGCCGCCTGA
- a CDS encoding MmgE/PrpD family protein, protein MAPPATSGPPATASAEAPQVSAPLAAFVAASQWADVPEPVRHAARRALLNFFAVVLSAARTPTMDAALRTYARYSAGPQATVAGRAERVDVPTAAALNAMAANLYDFDDTHHPTIIHPTSPIAPALFALAESRPISGPELLHAFILGVEAACRIGNAITPEHYARGWHITSTCGVFGSALGTARCLGLSAAQNVHVISAAAVQAGGLVETLGTAAKSISVGNAARNGLLASMLVMEGFDGPAQPLEGARGFLRVVGEAPRFDQITEGLGERWELLNNAYKPYPCGVVLNPVIDACLELAREPAIADGGWDGIASIELRGHPLLRQRTDRPGITSGRQSQVCAQHAVAVALVRGRAGLAEFSDKAVADPQLRTLGTRVVFRDDPAMSVDAVEVSVEFADGKRLHRAISAPRGSLARPLEDHDIETKLRELNRYGGADIDADRLIDAVWSLDKATDASLPMRLAAGK, encoded by the coding sequence ATGGCGCCACCAGCCACTTCCGGCCCACCCGCGACCGCCTCAGCCGAGGCCCCACAGGTCAGCGCCCCCCTCGCCGCCTTCGTCGCGGCCAGCCAGTGGGCCGATGTGCCGGAGCCCGTCCGCCATGCCGCCCGCCGCGCCCTGTTGAATTTCTTCGCGGTCGTGCTGTCCGCGGCCCGCACGCCGACCATGGACGCTGCCCTGCGCACCTACGCCCGCTATTCGGCCGGCCCGCAAGCCACCGTGGCCGGCCGCGCCGAACGCGTGGATGTGCCGACCGCGGCGGCGCTCAACGCCATGGCCGCCAACCTCTACGACTTCGACGACACGCACCATCCCACCATCATTCACCCCACGTCGCCGATCGCGCCGGCGCTGTTCGCCCTCGCCGAGAGCCGCCCCATCAGCGGGCCCGAACTGCTGCATGCCTTCATCCTGGGCGTGGAAGCCGCCTGCCGCATCGGCAACGCCATCACGCCGGAGCACTACGCGCGCGGCTGGCACATCACGTCCACCTGCGGCGTGTTCGGGTCCGCCTTGGGGACCGCCCGCTGCCTGGGCCTGAGCGCCGCCCAGAACGTCCACGTCATCAGCGCGGCGGCGGTGCAGGCCGGCGGCCTGGTCGAAACCCTGGGCACGGCCGCGAAAAGCATCAGCGTCGGCAACGCGGCCCGCAACGGCCTGCTGGCCTCCATGCTGGTGATGGAAGGCTTTGACGGTCCGGCTCAGCCGCTGGAAGGCGCACGCGGCTTTCTGCGGGTCGTGGGCGAAGCTCCCCGTTTCGACCAGATCACCGAAGGGCTCGGCGAGCGTTGGGAGCTGCTGAACAACGCCTACAAGCCCTATCCCTGCGGCGTCGTGCTGAATCCGGTTATCGACGCCTGCCTGGAATTGGCCAGGGAGCCGGCCATCGCCGATGGTGGCTGGGACGGCATCGCATCGATCGAGTTGCGCGGCCATCCCCTGCTGCGGCAACGCACCGACCGTCCCGGCATCACCAGCGGCCGCCAATCGCAGGTCTGCGCCCAGCACGCCGTCGCGGTAGCGCTGGTCCGTGGACGCGCCGGCCTGGCGGAGTTCTCCGACAAGGCGGTCGCCGATCCCCAACTGCGGACGCTGGGCACCCGCGTGGTATTCCGCGACGACCCGGCGATGTCCGTGGATGCCGTCGAAGTAAGCGTCGAGTTCGCCGACGGCAAGCGCCTGCACCGCGCCATCTCCGCACCGCGCGGGTCCCTGGCCCGCCCGCTGGAAGACCATGACATCGAAACCAAGCTGCGCGAGCTGAACCGTTACGGCGGCGCGGACATAGATGCCGACCGCCTGATAGACGCGGTCTGGTCCTTGGACAAGGCTACCGACGCATCCCTGCCGATGCGCCTGGCGGCCGGCAAATAA
- a CDS encoding cupin domain-containing protein, producing MQVFHGRDQGKPSEQRGPTFSGVVYADPVMPPQDNVGINHVFFPPGSRTFWHAHEYGQVLHVTAGRGWVCLDGSPPQEIRQGDVVWIRPGERHWHGAAADTLMAHLAISLGAADWQDELPQAEYLQAGR from the coding sequence ATGCAAGTATTTCACGGCCGCGACCAGGGCAAGCCTTCGGAACAGCGTGGCCCTACCTTCAGTGGCGTGGTCTACGCCGATCCGGTGATGCCGCCGCAAGACAATGTCGGCATCAACCATGTCTTCTTTCCGCCCGGTTCGCGCACCTTCTGGCACGCGCACGAGTACGGCCAGGTGCTGCACGTCACCGCCGGGCGCGGCTGGGTTTGTCTGGATGGTTCCCCGCCGCAGGAGATCCGTCAGGGCGACGTGGTCTGGATCCGGCCCGGTGAGCGGCACTGGCACGGCGCCGCCGCGGACACCCTGATGGCGCATCTGGCCATTTCGCTGGGCGCGGCCGATTGGCAGGACGAACTGCCGCAGGCCGAGTATCTGCAAGCGGGACGGTAA